The Tepidibacter aestuarii genome contains a region encoding:
- the dxs gene encoding 1-deoxy-D-xylulose-5-phosphate synthase, which translates to MYKYLYNVNNPEDLKKMNIKELNELTNEIRKFLVRSVSKTGGHLASNLGIVELTLAFHYIFETPKDKIVWDVGHQAYVHKMITGRTGEFETLRKFNGLSGFPKRNESEHDAFDTGHSSTSISAGLGLAMARDIKKEDYEVVSVIGDGALTGGMAFEALNHLGHTQTNMTVILNDNEMSIDKNVGSMSNYLLKLRTNRAYNKMKMEFENITNYIPKIGDTVYKTADKIKDSLRYIVSPGALFEELGIKYFGPIDGHDIEELIRTFKTIKKFKGPSIVHIITKKGKGYRFAENEPEKYHGVSPFDIKEGIQKSSKETYSSVVGEKMIEMASKDKNIAAITAAMPSGTGLSKFQNIYPERFFDVGIAEGHAVTFASGLAANGIKPYFAVYSTFLQRGYDQIIHDVALGNLPVTLLLDRGGIVGADGETHHGVFDLSYLNSIPNLTVMAPMDKYELEKMLELSRTINSPVAIRYPRGEAFKYDKKDYKLNIGKWDVLKEGSKVALIGIGAMVKTCLTCYDILKERGINITVINGRFLKPLDYKMLEDIHKEYDYIITVEDNVLIGGFGSSISCYLSKLGYKGKLINIGFEDKFIEHGNVDILYDKYGLSAPKIAQKIIQEIK; encoded by the coding sequence ATGTATAAATATTTATACAATGTAAATAATCCTGAAGATTTAAAGAAAATGAACATAAAAGAACTTAATGAACTTACAAATGAAATAAGAAAGTTCTTGGTAAGATCTGTATCTAAAACGGGTGGACATTTGGCTTCTAATTTAGGTATAGTAGAATTAACTCTTGCCTTTCATTATATATTTGAAACACCAAAGGATAAAATTGTTTGGGATGTAGGACATCAAGCTTATGTACATAAAATGATTACAGGAAGAACAGGTGAATTTGAAACTCTTAGAAAATTCAATGGACTCAGTGGATTCCCTAAGAGAAATGAAAGTGAACATGATGCATTTGATACAGGACATAGTTCAACTTCTATATCAGCAGGCCTTGGTCTTGCTATGGCGCGTGATATAAAGAAAGAAGATTACGAAGTTGTATCTGTAATAGGAGATGGGGCTTTAACTGGAGGAATGGCATTTGAAGCACTTAATCATTTAGGACACACTCAAACAAATATGACTGTAATATTAAATGACAATGAAATGTCTATAGATAAAAATGTTGGAAGTATGTCTAATTATTTATTAAAGCTTAGAACTAACAGAGCTTATAATAAGATGAAGATGGAATTTGAAAATATAACTAATTATATACCTAAGATCGGAGATACGGTATATAAGACTGCAGATAAAATAAAAGACAGCTTAAGATACATTGTAAGTCCAGGTGCTTTATTTGAGGAGTTGGGTATAAAATATTTTGGACCAATAGATGGACATGATATTGAAGAGCTTATTCGAACTTTTAAAACGATAAAAAAATTTAAAGGGCCTTCTATAGTTCATATAATTACGAAAAAAGGAAAAGGTTATAGATTTGCTGAAAATGAACCAGAAAAGTATCATGGGGTAAGTCCATTTGATATCAAAGAGGGAATTCAAAAAAGCTCTAAAGAGACATACTCAAGTGTAGTAGGAGAAAAAATGATTGAAATGGCTTCTAAAGATAAGAATATAGCTGCTATAACAGCTGCAATGCCATCTGGAACAGGTCTTTCTAAATTTCAAAACATATATCCAGAAAGGTTCTTTGATGTAGGAATAGCAGAGGGACATGCAGTTACATTTGCAAGTGGTCTTGCAGCTAATGGGATAAAACCATATTTTGCGGTATACTCGACATTCCTTCAAAGAGGATATGATCAAATAATACACGATGTTGCTCTTGGAAATCTTCCTGTAACTTTACTGCTTGATAGAGGTGGAATTGTTGGTGCTGATGGAGAAACTCACCATGGAGTATTTGATTTAAGTTATCTAAACTCTATACCTAACTTAACTGTTATGGCGCCAATGGATAAATACGAGCTTGAAAAAATGTTAGAACTATCAAGAACAATAAACTCTCCTGTCGCTATAAGATATCCACGAGGCGAAGCTTTTAAGTATGATAAAAAAGATTACAAGTTAAATATTGGAAAATGGGACGTGCTAAAAGAAGGTAGCAAGGTTGCATTGATAGGTATCGGAGCTATGGTAAAGACCTGTTTAACGTGCTATGATATATTAAAAGAAAGAGGAATAAATATAACCGTAATAAATGGAAGGTTTTTAAAACCTTTAGATTATAAGATGCTAGAAGATATACACAAAGAATATGATTATATAATAACTGTTGAGGATAATGTTTTAATTGGAGGATTTGGAAGTAGTATATCTTGTTATTTATCAAAGCTTGGATATAAAGGAAAACTTATAAATATAGGATTTGAAGATAAATTTATAGAACATGGAAATGTAGACATACTTTACGATAAGTATGGGTTATCAGCACCAAAAATAGCACAAAAAATAATACAAGAAATCAAATAA
- a CDS encoding SpoIIIAH-like family protein, producing MKFKKFNKKFLKSRNFVVCVLVFMLVVVCTVNYQFSKQHMLETSSDLQEYEEMLLSENENVDVDQEQVKETANENLDANADSEEITVVDSNKNEAEEKVKETTANITKEMASKENMQKDTYFIDIKMNREKERGALIEELDSIVKNQGASEKAIEEASNMKLNLVKFREAELNIENLLTAKGFENPVAYVSENGASVVVDREKLNKDDVAKIFDVVYNQTKLPFEDIKIMEYKR from the coding sequence ATGAAGTTCAAGAAATTTAATAAGAAGTTTTTAAAAAGCAGAAATTTTGTTGTATGTGTATTAGTATTTATGTTAGTAGTTGTATGTACTGTTAATTACCAATTTAGCAAACAGCACATGCTTGAAACATCTAGTGATCTTCAAGAATACGAAGAAATGCTTTTATCTGAGAATGAAAATGTAGATGTAGATCAAGAACAGGTTAAAGAAACAGCCAACGAAAATTTAGATGCTAACGCAGATTCTGAGGAAATAACGGTTGTGGATAGCAATAAAAATGAAGCTGAGGAAAAGGTTAAAGAAACAACTGCAAATATAACAAAAGAAATGGCATCAAAAGAGAATATGCAAAAGGATACATATTTTATTGATATAAAAATGAATAGAGAGAAGGAAAGAGGGGCATTAATAGAAGAACTAGATTCAATAGTTAAAAACCAAGGTGCTAGTGAAAAGGCAATAGAAGAGGCATCTAATATGAAGCTAAATTTAGTTAAATTTAGAGAAGCAGAGCTTAATATAGAAAATTTACTTACTGCTAAAGGATTTGAAAACCCAGTAGCATATGTTAGCGAAAATGGTGCAAGCGTAGTAGTTGATAGAGAAAAATTAAATAAAGACGACGTTGCAAAAATATTTGATGTGGTATACAATCAAACAAAACTTCCTTTTGAAGATATAAAAATAATGGAATATAAAAGATAG
- a CDS encoding polyprenyl synthetase family protein encodes MDFKSALKDKKVYIESRLQSYIPDMNAYQKTLFEAMKYSLDAGGKRLRPILLMESMALFNSDIEDSIPFACAMEMIHTYSLVHDDLPAMDDDDLRRGKPTNHKVFGEGIAVLAGDGLLNYSFEIMLEHSLKNEKNSYKYIKAMNEIAKAAGVKGMIAGQIVDLESENKKIDKDTLDFIHMNKTSAMIIGSMRAGAIIGGANDKELENITNYAKNIGLAFQIVDDILDIVGDEKKLGKDVGSDLENNKSTYPSLFGIDKSRDMARNLIIDAKKYISDFDGKNEFLNCLADYIIDREC; translated from the coding sequence ATGGATTTTAAATCAGCATTAAAAGATAAGAAAGTATATATTGAAAGTAGATTACAAAGTTACATACCTGATATGAATGCATATCAAAAAACTTTATTTGAAGCTATGAAATATAGCTTAGATGCAGGAGGTAAAAGGCTTAGACCTATACTTTTAATGGAGAGCATGGCTTTATTTAATTCTGATATAGAAGACAGTATACCTTTTGCATGTGCTATGGAGATGATTCATACATACTCTCTCGTACACGATGATTTACCTGCTATGGATGATGATGATTTAAGAAGAGGAAAGCCTACAAATCACAAGGTGTTCGGAGAAGGCATAGCTGTTTTAGCTGGAGATGGGCTTTTGAATTATTCATTTGAAATAATGCTTGAGCACTCTTTAAAAAATGAAAAAAATAGTTATAAATATATAAAAGCTATGAATGAAATAGCTAAAGCTGCAGGAGTTAAAGGTATGATCGCAGGTCAGATTGTAGATCTTGAAAGCGAAAATAAAAAAATAGATAAGGATACACTTGATTTTATACATATGAATAAGACATCTGCTATGATTATAGGGTCTATGAGAGCTGGAGCTATAATTGGGGGAGCAAATGACAAGGAACTTGAAAATATAACAAATTATGCTAAGAATATAGGTCTTGCTTTTCAGATTGTAGATGATATATTAGATATAGTGGGCGATGAAAAAAAACTAGGCAAAGATGTTGGAAGTGATTTAGAAAACAATAAGTCTACATATCCTTCACTATTTGGCATTGATAAATCAAGGGATATGGCTAGAAATCTTATAATTGATGCTAAGAAATATATATCTGATTTTGATGGAAAAAATGAGTTTTTAAATTGTTTAGCTGATTACATTATAGACAGAGAATGCTAA
- a CDS encoding Asp23/Gls24 family envelope stress response protein yields MENKEYGQVKISEDVIATISGISASEIEGVAAMSGSITGNITEILGKKNLSKGVKVVVEEDEVFIDVFVMIEYGVVIPDVSWKIQENVKTTIETMTGLNVAQVNVHIQGITFKKEKIEENS; encoded by the coding sequence TTGGAAAATAAAGAATATGGCCAAGTAAAAATATCTGAAGATGTAATTGCTACTATATCAGGAATTTCTGCTTCTGAAATAGAAGGTGTAGCAGCTATGAGTGGGAGCATTACAGGGAATATAACAGAAATTTTAGGTAAAAAGAATTTATCTAAAGGTGTTAAAGTCGTAGTAGAAGAAGACGAAGTATTCATAGATGTATTCGTAATGATAGAATATGGTGTTGTTATACCAGATGTATCATGGAAAATACAAGAAAATGTTAAGACAACTATTGAAACTATGACTGGATTAAATGTAGCTCAAGTCAATGTTCACATTCAAGGAATTACTTTTAAGAAAGAAAAAATTGAAGAGAATAGTTAA
- a CDS encoding tRNA (adenosine(37)-N6)-threonylcarbamoyltransferase complex transferase subunit TsaD, translating into MICKNKIILGIDTSCYTTSIAAINLNKEIIINEKKMLKVKNGNRGLRQSDAFFQHVNNLGDMFGDLKNRIKDYDIVGLCVSSKPRPIEGSYMPVFGCGYKFAKTISSVLNAKLYETSHQECHIESAFYDTNIDKDRFLCIHMSGGTTEILLVNRKLDGYDIEIVGATKDISAGQLIDRVGVKLGYEFPCGKYLDQNALKCSVDVHNLKISSKEGYINFSGVENQIFSIIDDYSNEYISKVILNSILDSIYKSIIYLSDKYNIKDVLFVGGVSSSEYISCNMIDKLSNNKINAFFTKPSFAKDNAIGSGIIGVNRFLSEV; encoded by the coding sequence ATGATATGCAAAAATAAAATAATTTTAGGAATAGACACAAGCTGCTATACGACATCTATAGCAGCTATAAATTTAAATAAAGAGATAATAATAAATGAAAAGAAGATGTTAAAAGTTAAGAATGGGAATAGAGGACTTAGACAGTCGGATGCTTTTTTTCAACACGTAAATAATTTGGGTGATATGTTCGGGGATTTAAAAAATAGAATTAAAGATTATGATATTGTTGGATTGTGTGTATCTTCAAAACCAAGACCCATTGAAGGATCATATATGCCTGTATTTGGTTGTGGCTATAAATTTGCAAAAACTATATCTTCTGTATTAAATGCAAAATTATACGAAACGTCGCATCAAGAGTGCCATATAGAGTCAGCTTTTTATGATACCAATATAGATAAAGATAGATTTTTATGCATACATATGTCTGGAGGAACTACGGAAATACTACTAGTAAATAGAAAGTTAGATGGATACGATATAGAAATAGTAGGTGCCACTAAGGACATAAGTGCTGGACAACTTATAGATAGAGTAGGAGTAAAGCTTGGATATGAATTTCCTTGTGGAAAGTATTTAGATCAAAATGCATTAAAATGTAGTGTTGATGTCCATAATTTGAAGATATCATCTAAAGAAGGATATATTAATTTTTCAGGTGTTGAAAATCAAATATTTTCTATAATAGATGATTACTCTAACGAATATATATCTAAAGTAATTTTAAACTCCATTTTAGACTCTATATATAAATCAATTATTTATTTAAGCGATAAATACAATATAAAAGATGTACTATTTGTTGGAGGAGTGTCTTCTAGTGAATATATATCTTGTAATATGATAGATAAGCTAAGTAATAATAAAATAAATGCTTTTTTTACAAAACCTAGTTTTGCAAAGGATAATGCCATAGGATCAGGCATTATTGGGGTTAATAGATTTTTAAGTGAGGTATAA
- a CDS encoding divergent PAP2 family protein — MTFIEGILNNQTFAVCFMSWFVAQILKVILTFIFDKKIDVSRFVGSGGMPSSHSSFVTSLATATGIQRGYESLEFAMALVFALIVMYDASGVRRAVGKQAKILNKMIEDIQEHRKDIFNEKRLKELVGHTPVEVLAGALLGIVIANIMV, encoded by the coding sequence GTGACTTTTATCGAGGGGATTTTAAACAATCAAACTTTTGCAGTGTGCTTTATGTCTTGGTTTGTAGCTCAGATATTAAAGGTCATACTGACTTTCATATTTGATAAAAAGATAGATGTTTCAAGGTTTGTGGGTTCAGGAGGTATGCCAAGTTCTCATTCGTCATTCGTTACAAGTTTAGCAACAGCTACAGGAATACAAAGAGGATATGAATCATTGGAGTTTGCCATGGCGCTTGTATTTGCTTTAATAGTAATGTACGATGCATCTGGAGTTAGAAGAGCTGTTGGCAAGCAAGCTAAGATACTTAATAAAATGATAGAAGATATACAAGAACATAGAAAAGATATCTTCAATGAAAAAAGGTTAAAAGAACTTGTAGGTCATACGCCTGTAGAAGTTTTAGCGGGAGCATTACTAGGTATTGTAATAGCTAATATAATGGTTTAA
- a CDS encoding TlyA family RNA methyltransferase: protein MKKRIDILLVEKGHFESRERAKKSLMAGLVFVDGQRCDKPGTIVKEECDITIKGKLIPYVSRGGLKLEKSIKNFDVDVEDKVCLDIGSSTGGFTDCMLQNGAKKVFSIDVGYGQLAWKLRQDDRVICMERTNIRHVEIDDLGEYADFASIDVSFISLRLVIPKAKELLKENGEIVALIKPQFEAGREKVGKKGVVREKQTHIDVIKRITDFVHQNGFDILNLDYSPVKGPEGNIEYLLHIKKSSDLNEKSELNYDETILKVVEDSHQKL, encoded by the coding sequence ATGAAAAAAAGAATAGATATCTTATTAGTTGAAAAAGGACATTTTGAAAGCAGAGAAAGAGCTAAAAAATCATTAATGGCAGGTCTTGTATTTGTAGACGGTCAAAGATGTGATAAACCTGGAACTATAGTAAAAGAAGAGTGTGATATAACAATAAAGGGAAAACTTATACCTTATGTGAGCAGAGGCGGATTAAAGCTTGAAAAATCAATTAAAAATTTTGACGTAGATGTAGAAGATAAGGTATGTCTAGATATAGGTTCATCTACAGGAGGATTTACAGATTGTATGCTTCAAAATGGAGCTAAAAAAGTATTTTCTATAGATGTTGGATACGGTCAGCTAGCATGGAAATTAAGACAAGATGATAGAGTTATATGTATGGAAAGAACTAACATAAGACATGTTGAAATAGATGATTTAGGAGAATACGCTGATTTTGCATCTATAGACGTATCCTTTATATCTTTAAGACTTGTTATACCAAAGGCAAAAGAGTTACTTAAAGAAAATGGAGAAATAGTAGCACTTATAAAACCACAATTCGAAGCTGGTAGAGAAAAGGTTGGTAAAAAAGGAGTAGTTAGAGAAAAACAAACTCACATAGATGTAATTAAAAGAATAACAGATTTTGTACATCAAAATGGATTTGATATACTAAACTTAGACTATTCTCCTGTAAAAGGTCCAGAAGGAAATATAGAATACTTACTTCATATAAAGAAAAGTAGTGATTTAAACGAAAAAAGTGAATTAAACTATGATGAAACAATTTTGAAAGTAGTAGAAGATTCTCATCAAAAACTGTAA
- the xseA gene encoding exodeoxyribonuclease VII large subunit yields MKLKALSVSEVSSYIKRILTNDPILYNLKVKGEVSNLKVHTSGHVYMSLKDNKSKINCVIFKSNVPKNLNLKEGLEVRASGYISLYEKDGSYQLYINSIDVEGVGNLHIEFAKLRENLQNEGLFDPKYKKKIPSMPHNIGIITSLTGAALRDIINVISRRYPKVNIKIYPVLVQGDKSADDIVHAIDFLNKREFIDVIILARGGGSIEELWSFNEEKVARSIFTSQIPIISAVGHETDFTIADFVSDLRAPTPSAGAEIAVPSYIDIRDRLDISKDRMNKIFKNKVYTYKKDLDNTNKDIDINYKEIIKNRLIGTNNCLKDIENAINKKLILTRNELDYIGQNLNNLSPLSVMSRGYTLVEKDDKLVKNPKDLKLGDNINVLFEKACVNCKIQNIKEVD; encoded by the coding sequence ATGAAGTTAAAGGCTCTTTCTGTCAGTGAAGTTAGTTCTTATATAAAGAGGATTCTTACCAATGACCCTATATTGTATAATTTAAAGGTGAAAGGGGAAGTATCTAATTTAAAAGTCCATACAAGTGGACATGTATATATGTCTTTAAAGGATAATAAATCGAAGATAAACTGTGTTATATTCAAAAGCAATGTTCCTAAAAATTTAAATTTAAAGGAAGGTCTTGAAGTAAGAGCATCTGGGTATATATCGTTATATGAAAAAGATGGAAGTTATCAGCTTTACATAAATTCAATCGATGTTGAAGGAGTTGGGAATTTACATATAGAGTTTGCAAAACTTAGAGAAAACCTTCAAAATGAAGGCTTATTTGATCCAAAATATAAAAAGAAGATACCGAGTATGCCTCATAATATAGGGATTATTACATCTTTAACAGGAGCAGCACTTAGGGATATTATAAATGTTATATCTAGAAGATATCCTAAGGTGAATATTAAGATATACCCTGTTTTGGTTCAAGGAGATAAATCAGCAGATGATATAGTTCATGCTATTGATTTTTTGAACAAAAGAGAATTTATAGATGTTATAATATTAGCTAGAGGTGGAGGTTCAATAGAAGAACTATGGTCTTTTAATGAAGAAAAGGTTGCAAGAAGTATATTCACATCACAAATACCTATAATAAGTGCAGTAGGACATGAAACAGATTTTACAATAGCGGATTTTGTATCAGATCTTAGAGCTCCTACTCCATCAGCTGGAGCTGAAATAGCTGTTCCGTCTTATATAGATATAAGAGATAGACTTGATATATCTAAGGATAGAATGAATAAAATATTTAAAAACAAAGTATATACATATAAAAAAGATTTGGATAATACAAATAAGGATATTGATATTAATTATAAAGAAATAATAAAGAACAGGCTTATAGGTACAAATAATTGTTTAAAGGATATTGAAAATGCTATTAATAAAAAGCTTATTTTAACTAGAAATGAGCTTGATTATATAGGGCAGAATTTAAACAATTTAAGCCCTTTGTCAGTAATGTCTAGAGGATATACTTTAGTTGAAAAAGATGATAAACTAGTTAAAAATCCTAAGGATTTGAAGCTTGGAGATAATATAAATGTACTATTTGAAAAGGCCTGTGTAAATTGTAAAATACAGAATATAAAAGAGGTAGATTAG
- the nusB gene encoding transcription antitermination factor NusB, with protein sequence MSRKISRELGMKMVYQMDMTKEYTSEKVEEFIQEHSHENFDSQYLVDLGNIFIENKEDIDSVISTHSNKWKINRIAKVDLSILRVAIAEIKYIDNIPFKVAINEGIELAKRYSDDESTKFINGLLGSVINDMQK encoded by the coding sequence ATGAGCAGAAAGATAAGTAGAGAATTAGGAATGAAAATGGTTTATCAAATGGATATGACTAAAGAATATACTAGCGAGAAAGTTGAAGAATTTATTCAAGAACATTCTCATGAAAACTTTGATAGCCAATACCTAGTTGATTTAGGAAATATATTTATAGAAAATAAAGAAGATATAGATTCTGTTATAAGTACTCATTCTAATAAATGGAAAATAAATAGAATAGCTAAGGTAGACCTTAGTATATTAAGAGTTGCTATAGCTGAGATAAAATATATTGACAATATTCCATTTAAGGTAGCTATAAATGAAGGTATAGAACTTGCCAAGAGATATTCTGATGATGAATCTACTAAGTTTATAAATGGATTATTGGGAAGTGTAATAAATGATATGCAAAAATAA
- the xseB gene encoding exodeoxyribonuclease VII small subunit: MNYEIAYKRLQEIIKSLEEETISLDESLNLYEEGIRLYRHCNNLLESAELKITRFSNDTLEEIEVDIEEV, from the coding sequence ATGAATTATGAGATTGCATATAAAAGGTTACAAGAAATTATTAAAAGCTTAGAGGAAGAAACTATATCTTTAGATGAGTCTTTAAATCTTTATGAAGAAGGTATAAGATTGTATAGACATTGCAATAATTTGTTAGAATCAGCTGAACTTAAGATAACTAGGTTTTCAAATGATACTTTAGAAGAAATAGAAGTTGATATTGAGGAGGTATAA
- a CDS encoding arginine repressor, whose product MKISRHNKILEIIESNDITTQDELAQKLRDHGMNVTQATVSRDIKDLKLVKVLTKDGNYKYAALKKEEKGSSDRLIRLLKELLVGIDSAENIVCLKTIPRSAQLVAKAVDQLEIKEVVGTIAGIDTVFILLKSTDDVDIIKSRFRKLI is encoded by the coding sequence TTGAAAATATCAAGGCATAATAAAATATTAGAAATAATTGAAAGCAATGATATAACGACTCAAGATGAGCTTGCACAAAAGCTTAGAGATCATGGAATGAACGTTACTCAAGCTACAGTTTCAAGGGATATAAAGGACTTAAAACTGGTCAAGGTTCTAACAAAAGATGGAAACTATAAGTATGCAGCACTTAAAAAAGAAGAAAAAGGATCCTCTGACAGACTTATAAGGTTGTTGAAAGAACTATTAGTAGGGATTGATTCAGCTGAAAATATTGTATGCTTAAAGACTATTCCTAGATCTGCACAATTAGTTGCAAAAGCAGTAGATCAGTTAGAAATTAAAGAAGTAGTAGGGACAATAGCAGGTATTGATACTGTATTTATACTGCTGAAAAGCACAGATGATGTAGATATTATAAAAAGTAGATTTAGAAAGCTAATATAG